CTGCACTTCCACTGGACAATAAACATCGAATGATGTCCTCGTTCCGTGAGGTGACTGCTAAATGTAAGGGTGTGTTTCCTTCATCATCTTGTTCGTTCACAAGTCCCCCGAGTGATGGGGATTTTAGCACATACTTTACCACCTCTAACTTTTTCTTCTCGATTGTCACGCGTAGAAAGTTCCGGCCTTTGTTATGCTTGTGTTCCATGAAATCAGGACAGTGCCTCAGTAGTTCTTGAATTATTTTCGGATGTCCTGCACTTGCTGCAACATGGATAGCTGAGAATCCATCTTCATCCTGGACGTAAGCGGCGGAGGGTTTGGATCGAAGTAGCAGCTGTACCATCCTCGTATCACCGTGGGCCGCTGCAAAGTGGAAAGGAGTGCTTTTGGTGGCATCTTCATGTTCATTTTTGTTATATCTGTCAGGTTAAAAGCATGAAGTACAAAAATAACAATTTTCTCTTTCCATTTTGAACTCTTGTTTGAATGCTTCAAGATTTATAGATGTCAGTAGCTGGATTTGCAATGCACACATGGCGTCTGTGAGCTCCCGGAGTGGTTGCCCCACTGGATTTTTCGCCATCCACGGCAGGCCTACTCCCAGCTCTTCGTCGTTCGCTTGCAAAGGTAAAAAGCCTCGCGTGATCCACAAAGAGTCTCACAATGTCTACACGGCCAGCTGCTGTCGGACGGTGCAGTGGGGGTGTCTCCTCGAGAGTTGGACAACCTCAGGAGGGAGAACTCCTTACGGCATACAGCTTCTGCAAGCTCCAAGAGACCGAGCTTTGCTGCGATGTGGAGCACTGAATTCCCGTTGACCGTGACCTTGCTAACAAGAGGGCCGCTTGCATCTTGCACGTACTTTACGTCTCCTGAGGTTGCTGCCTCGAACAGTTCGCGGTCCATTTCCTTTTTGCTTCTTCCCCTCTTCTATCTACAAATCTCGTGGGTACTTAAGATTAGATATGCCGAAAGTTCAACAGATATATGAATCTATGATGTCGAACCAAACGGAAAGATCTACAAGCAAATCTTTTCATGTTTAAATGAAACGAAATGATGAAATTAATGAAATGAGATTCTCAGAGTCATGCAACTTGTTGCCAAGCAATTGGAAATGCACGCGTAAGATAGATAGACAGACAGTAAGACTCCCTTGTAGTCCTTATATAATAAACAAGCTTTTCCTTCCTATTCTTCTTTCCAAATATCCCATCCTGTGGGGGCAAACGGTCAATTGCAAGAGAGTGATGTACGTGATGTCCGGTCTACATACCAAAGGAAAACAATGTTGCGGATTTCTAAAAACGTAGCCAATCAAGATCGTATTTCTCTTTCAAAAAATGTGCTTAATAACCTGATATAATTTCAATCacataaaaaaatttcttattggATGGCACATCACAATCGATAACTTCCGTTTCTAATAAACATGATTTGTGTCATAAAACCATTTCATGGAAGCTCTTATAAAGAATGATATCTTttgtcatttttattttattttgattatctATACTCTTTACAACTgaggttttcttttccttttttcatggtaagttcttttattttatttgattttttaaagtttttggtgatTTAATCATCGCAGTTGTGATCCAAGCTAGTTGAATCCAACGTGGAGAGCATAATTGAAAGTAGGTAATCAGAAAGAAATGATTGTGGTGTCTTTCCATATCAAAAACTGGATGGTGACTCTCTTCTCTACATTAAATTCATTGCAAGAAagcatgatccaactttctaaacCTAAGATTCAAGTTTGCCATAATATCATTTTACTTGAGCATGTACTCGAGATAAAATtgagaatttatttatttatttatttatttttcgatgatatgatCACCCATAGTATCATCTGGACAAGCTAAATCCAACATGGAGAATATAAATGAAGTGTGACATAAATTGTGAGTCGTGTATGGTGTGCTCTCAACATATCGAGGATGAGAGCGGGGCCGACTGATTGACCTAGCATGGGCGGGTATATCGTGGtcaatggatgaaaaacacagagGCTAGTTGGTTTTATGTAGAATTTCAAGAAGATCGTAGAGAAGAGAGTATAAATAGCAAGAagcatttttaatatataatattttgcattcatcaaaaaaatctatttatattaattaaaaaatataatatatttttttttagtaaTGAAGAAATTAATCATAACCTAATAAATTTCTTTATtcttatctatttattttaatttaactatttaaatttattttattacatattcttaattcaaaataattgtaacttaaaattattttaaaaaaaaaatttgtcaaGGCTTTTGTAAAGATGACAGCAAGTAGGTTTTCAGTGCTGcagtagtccatttgaattttttctttttcaatcaGTTCACTTTATGAATGAAATAATGTTGAATTTCGATGTGTTTAGTAAAGATAGGATTCTTCGATATTGCAATAGTAGACTTATTATTGTAGTAGATTTTATttggtttatttttcttttcttaaagatctactagAATTCTTCCAAACTAAATTGTTTGATATGACGTACTTATAATCGTAATATATTCCCAGAGCaatatattcttatttttttattatccattAAATCATGAGCTAAGGCTGAATATAAATTCTGAAATGCTTTTTCTATTATCTACATAACTAACCCAATCACTTTCAACATTAGAATACAACTTAAAATATTTTACCTACTTATAATGGATATCATAATTGATAGTTCTTTTGatatatctaagaatttttttagcTACTCGAAAGTGATGCTTGCTAGTACAGTGCGTGAATATGTATAACAAATTAACTGCACGCATAATATCTGACCTTGTATGTGTGAGATAAATTAACCCTTCAATTaaacttttatattattttttatctttttttacctCCATTATCtaatataaatttatcatttgtATTCATTCGAGTATTCACTGGCTTATAAAttgtcatataattttttttaaacaaatctttagcatatttttcttgacacaaaaatatttcatttttatcttgaaTAATTTTTATTCCTAAATCAATCATTTCAAATTCtaacattataattttttaaatttagcaAGCGATGaaatttcaatataaatcatATCGTCCACGTACAAACAAACGATAAGAATTTTAGGCTTTTATATATAAAATTgactcatttaaatttttttaaaaatatgttaAACAAAATACTTGTCAATTTTGCTATACTATACACTTGGTActtttttcaagccatataatattttatttaatttatatactttTTCTTCTAGCCCTTTAATCTTTAGTCCTTGCTTTATATAAACATTCTCTTGCAATCTTCAAGAAGGCTAATTTAACTTCAAATtgataaaccttttttttttcctgccaATGCTAATACTATTATAAATGTATCAATTTTAGCaattgaagaatttttttttgaaaagccGATACATGGAATTTGAGCATACCATTTGGCAACTAAATGGGAtttatattttactaacatgtcaTCAGCATTAAATTTTGACTTGTATACCCATTTGAGTCTAATTGCTTCTTTTCCTATGGGCAAATCTATCAACTTCTAAgggattttctttttttctcaataGCTTAGTTTGCTATTCATTGCTTGTACCCATTCTTTATTCTAAGTTGCAACTTCAAAATAAGTATGTTCCAAAGCAAAAATTGCTATATCTGTGAATGACTACAAAATTTTCTTAGAGAGGTTTCAGCATCAATAGAATTATTTAAATTAGAATAATTCAAAATATGAGAAGATTCGAGTAAGGTATTAACAATAAGCAATGTATCACGTGCCTTATCAACTTATTTTcctataatatttgaaatttcaattGCTTTAGAGTTTCAAGTTTTTTCTTagttaaaaataatatgatgacTTATGATCAATTTCTTGGTTATAGGATTACAAATTCTAAAACTTTTTGTCTCATTACTATATCTTACAAATTTATGCTTAACACTTTTATCATCAAGTTTACATCTATTTTCTatagaaatatgaaaataagCAACACAACCA
This DNA window, taken from Musa acuminata AAA Group cultivar baxijiao chromosome BXJ3-7, Cavendish_Baxijiao_AAA, whole genome shotgun sequence, encodes the following:
- the LOC103991849 gene encoding ankyrin repeat-containing protein At5g02620-like, whose translation is MDRELFEAATSGDVKYVQDASGPLVSKVTVNGNSVLHIAAKLGLLELAEAVCRKEFSLLRYNKNEHEDATKSTPFHFAAAHGDTRMVQLLLRSKPSAAYVQDEDGFSAIHVAASAGHPKIIQELLRHCPDFMEHKHNKGRNFLRVTIEKKKLEVVKYVLKSPSLGGLVNEQDDEGNTPLHLAVTSRNEDIIRCLLSSGSADANVTNDLGYTLVGIASSRFMLKTSSNARLHISVSFEEAYLLHLYRLY